CCGCCTTAAGCCACGCAGCCGAGCCGTGTGCTCGCACCTGAGCCCCACCGCTAAGCCGAGCCGCTGCCTTGAGCTGACCCGCTGAGCCGCGCAGGAGCCGCTGAGCCGCGCGCATTGAGATGGGTCGCGCCCTTGCTGGGCCGCCCGCGCGCCTGCGTGGGTTAGGGGCGCCGCGCGCTAGCGGGCCGCAGTGGGCCATTTTTCCTTTTCGAGTCAATTTCAGTTTTGTTTATCTTCAATATTCCAGTATCCTTTAAGTATTAAGCTCAATTTATTTCTACAGTGTTCTCAGTTAAGCTATTGCATGAGTAATTTTATAAATAGTTGGTGTTTATTTCATGTTCATAAGTTTATTCCACCACTATACTTTGAGATGCCTTTAAATAAATGAAACTACCGAGAAGTTTATTTAGAGTAAACTTGTGATTATTTTTTACCACCGTTGTTTAATCATGAGTATTAAGACGAaatttcgtttgttttccccaccggtgatgcaaattgaaattttAATTGCGTGATGTTAATCAGACCACCGTAGGATTATTATCATTCTTTTATTTGCATTTCATTTTATAGATTACTAAGATaagtttttcttttaatttttaGTGACAAATGTCAATGCTGTGGCCTCCTACCTGAACAACATTGAGCCGCTCAATGGAGCGAATTTTCCTGACTGGAAGGGCAAGGTCATGACGTGCTTAGCTTGGAATGATCTTGACTTGGCATTAAGGGAGGATAAGCCTGATGTTGCTGCAGGACAGACTTCAGCTGCTCTGGAAAAGTGGGCAAGATCAGACCGCATGGCGCTTATGGTCATGTCTCAGACCATCAGTGCTGGCATTAAGGGCGCCATCCCCACCAAGGATGCGCAGGGAGCAGATTTGAGTGCTAAGGCCTTTCTGGCAAAGATTGAGGAGAACTTCAAGAGCTCATCCAAGACTTATGCAAGCACTCTCATCATGAAGTTAGTGGCCTCTCAGTATGATGGGAAGACTGGCATCAGGTAGCATATTTTCAACATGTGTGACATGGCCAACAAGCTTAAGGAGATGCAGATGGAGATCTCTGATGGCTTTCTTGTtcacttcatcatgacctcgctGCCCTCACAGTACAATGCTTTCAAGATCAACTACAACACCAACAAGGCTATTTGGTCTATCAGTGAGCTGATCAGTTACTGtgttgaagaagaagagaggctTAAGACTGAGAAGATGAAGGATGTGGTGAACATGGTCCATCACATGAGTATCAGTGACAATCCTCCTAAGAATCAGCATGAGTAAGGTAGCAGCAAGCAAGGCCAGAAGAAGTTTAAGAAGAAAGGGAAGCAGAATTTTGGTCCAAGGAacaacaacaagttcaaagGCAAGCAGTCCCAAGGTGGAAAGATGTTGTGTTCATTTTGTGCTTCACCAAGCATCTTCAGAAGGGCTGCCCAGGCTTTAAGGAATGGCTGAAACAGCAAGATAATATTAAGTTTGATGTTGTTTCTTTCATTGATGAGTTATTCTTAGCACATTTATCCCCTAATACTTGGTTAATTGACTCAGGTGCCACTATGCATATTTCTAATTCATTACAGGTATTCCATTCGATCCGAACTATAAGAAGGGGTGAGCGAAGCCTAAGAGTGGCTGATGAGAACATGGTTGAAGTCGAAGGCGTTGGAAGCTTCTCCTTAGAGTTGCCAGGCGGCTTCTAGCTTAATTTAGATGATGTCCTTTATGTTCCTAGTTTAAAGAGAAACATTATTTCCGTTTCGTGTTTAGATAAATCTGGACATGTGTGTGAGTTTGGCAACTCGGTTTGCAACATTAAATTTCATAATATTAGTGTTGGCCTTAGTTATTTGCAAGGTGATctttatttgctctctcttgatgATAATTATTCTATAATGAATGTTTGTGATGCGATGCATAAGCGTAAGTGTGATAATGAGACttcttcgaaattgtggcacTATCGCCttggccacatttcgagggggagaatggaGCGTCTCATTAAATATGAGATACTTTAGGAGTTAGACTTTTCAAATTCAGAGCAGTGCATCGACTACATTAAGGGAAAATATGCTAAGGCTATTAAGAAAGGAGCGACTAGGAGTACGGGtgtattagaaataattcacacaGATATCTATGGCCCTCTCTCAGTAACATCGGTAGACGGATGTGATTCTTTTATAACATTTACTGATGATTATTCCCGTTATGGACACATTTACCCCATCCAAAAGCGTTCAGATGCATTAGAAATATTTAAGATTTATAAGGCGGAAGTTGAGAAACAACACAACACTTCCATTAAAATTGTAAGATTAGACCGGAGAGGTGAATATTATGGAAAACACGCTCAATATGGTCAGATTAAAGGACCATTCGCTAAGTACTTAGAAGAAAATGACATAAGAGCGCAATACTCTATGACAGGCGAACCACAGCAAAATGGAGTCGCTGAGCGAAACAACCGTACACTGCTTGACATGGTATGGAGCATGCTCAGTTAATCTACTTTGCCTGTGGAGTTGtggatggaagcattaaaaacaACTACTCTCATACTTAATCGGGTTCCGTCTAAGTCAGTTCCCAAGATACCTTTTGAGCTGTGGAATGGGAGGAAACCGTCACTTAATTATTTAAAAGTGTGGGGCTGTCCTACTGAGGCTAAATTATTTAATCCACAGAAAAGAAATTAGATTCTAAGACGGTAAGCTGCCACTTCATTGGATACCTAGAAAAGTCTAAGGGGTACATATTCTACTGTCCTGGTCGTCACACTAAGTTCATAGAAACCAGTCAGACTGTGTTCCTAGAGGACTCAGGAGTTAGCAAGAGTTTTCCAAGGAGGGAAGTGAGTCTCAAAGAACTACAGGTTGAGCTCCCTGATCTAGTAGTTCAAGAGCCCACAGAGGTATATCAGTTGTACTACCTGTCATTCCTCCTGTTCAGTAAGTGGCGCCATGccatctactgctgctcagcagGAGAATATGGAGCAAATGGTTGGGAACCAGGCGCAACCAGCACCACAAGATCCAATGCTCAGTAAGTGAGGATGTATATGATATCGGGAATATAAGTGACCCTGCCACATTTAGACAGGCAATGTCAAGTGAGAATTCCACTAAATGGAttgaagccatggaagatgaaCTAAGGTCTATGAGTACTAATAAAGTATGAGATTTAGTAGAAATTTCTGATGGAGTCAAACTAGTAGGCTAtaaatgggtctacaaaacCAAACATGATTCCAAAGCTAGGCTCATAGCAAAAGGGTTTACACAGAAGGAAGGAATTGATTATAATGAGACCTTTTCTCCTGTGTCTACCAAAGATTCTTTTAGAATTGTCATGGCATTAGTAGAACATTTTGATATGGAGCTACATCAGATAGATGTTAAGACTGCATTCCTAAATGGAGACTTAAATAAAACAATCTTTATGGCACAGCCAGAAGGTTTTGCCATAAAAGGTAAAGAACATATGTGATGCAaattaaagaaatccatttatggacttAAGCAAGCGTCTAGGCAGTGGAACCTTAAATTCGATGAGGTCATTAAGAAATTTGGATTtaaggagaatgatgtggataGTTGTATCTACGTCAAAATTAAGGGTGGAAAATTAATAATTCTAGtactgtatgtggatgacatactattAGCGTGTAACGATAAGAACATATTAAATGAGACTAAGAATTTCctttcatccaattttgatatgaaggatcttggtgatgcCTCATATGTCCTTGGCATTAAGATACACCGAGACAGAGCCCAAGGAGTACTAGAATTATCTCAGAAAGCTTATATTGAGAAAATGGTTAAGAGATATAACATGGATAAGTGCAACACTTCACATGTTCCTATTCAAAAGGGCGATAAGTTTAGTCAAGCGCAATGCCCCAAGAATGACTTAGAAAGAGAAAGAATGAACAATATTCCTTATGCATCAGCTGTCGAAAGTCTGATGTATGCACAAGTACATATGCGTCCAGACTTGGCATTTGCAACTGGAGTTTTTAGTAGATATCAGTCAAATCCAGGATGGGCTCACTGGGTAGGTGTCAAGAAGGCGTTAAGATATTGCCAAGGCACCAAAGATTACATGCTCACATATAAGAGGACAGACAATCTTGAGGTTGTATGTTACACTGATGCTGATCTTGCTGGTGATGAAGATGACAGAAAATCCACTTCTAGATATATTTTCACTCTGGCTGGGGGAGCAATTTCATGGAGAAGTGGTAAGCAAGGTGTAACGGCGGCTGAATCTACGATGCaagctgaatttgtggcatgttatgatgCAACAGAACAGGCAGTGTGgcttaagaattttattccGGCATTAAGAGTTGTGGATAGTATCTTGAGACCTATCACAATGCACTGCGATAATGAATCTGCAGTATTCTTTTGCGCAAACGATAAATTGTCTGGTGCTTCTAAGCACATTGACCTCAAGTATCGTGTCGTGAAAGACAGAAACCGGGACCGCACAATTAAGATTGAGCATATAAGTACTACAGTAAATATCGCGGATCCGCTCACAAAAGGTTTATCACCATCCCTCTTTCAGAAACATGTCTTAGGTATGGCTTTGGTTGATATTTTTTATCAGGTCCTGGTTCAGGGCCATTAATATTTCCCCAAATAAGAATAAGAATCTTGACAAAGTTTTTCAGTAAGGCTATGGGTAATGTTATCCCAGTATGCCGTTGTGCTGCTGACGATGCATTGGTATGGTACTTGCTGATTTACGAATGATGGATTTTAGTTTAAGTATAAGTTAGTGACAGAATAAACATTAAGTTTAAGTTAAGAATAAGTTGTTGACCTTTGGTCAAGGGGGAAAATGTtggttttgatttggttgaccTCTGTCAACAATAGAACCAAGAGAAAAAAGAGGAGATCTCACCCCGTGAGTTTAGGGATCGGTTCAACAGAACCTATCCGTGAATGCCTTGATCGGGAGGCAAATCTAAGCCCATTGGGCTCGGCCCTGGCCCTACAACGCTTATAAATAAGAGGGGGTCAACCCAGGGTTAGTAACCTAATCCATTCCACCATCCACCGATCAATCAGAGCACTGGAAGGCTCAGAAGCGCGAGCACCAACCCCAAGGCAGTGCCGGTGGCATCCTGAAGGCCGCCGCTACCCCGAGAGGATACTCAAGGAGCGTCTGCGCTACATCCCCGACGCCGTCCACGCCATCGACGATGTCACGACTGCATCTACACCCACCAGCGCCATGGACGCCACTACCACTAGTATAGAACCGAATCTAATCCATTCCGTATTAGTTAATGTACTAGGTGTGATCTACTTTGAACTAGTG
The genomic region above belongs to Panicum virgatum strain AP13 chromosome 8N, P.virgatum_v5, whole genome shotgun sequence and contains:
- the LOC120684863 gene encoding uncharacterized protein LOC120684863, with product MDATSAVTNVNAVASYLNNIEPLNGANFPDWKGKVMTCLAWNDLDLALREDKPDVAAGQTSAALEKWARSDRMALMVMSQTISAGIKGAIPTKDAQGADLSAKAFLAKIEENFKSSSKTYASTLIMKLVASQYDGKTGIR